A portion of the Cyanobium sp. PCC 7001 genome contains these proteins:
- the lysA gene encoding diaminopimelate decarboxylase — protein MVMSSESAAAVEAPPVQAAGPEPFEPGRDPASPNRNLTPITTEVDVKGRLQVGGCVLSDLARTFGTPLYVLDEATLRASCRAYSRALSQAYPGPSLALYASKANSSVAITALVAQEGLGLDAVSAGELLTALAGGMPPERIVLHGNNKSLEELALAADRGVTVVADNWRDIELLTELAPQLRQPVRLMLRFTPGIECHTHEYIRTGHLDSKFGFDPDQLETVLQHLAACGWARLTGLHAHIGSQIFELQPHRDLAGVMADGLQLARSLGHPVTDLNVGGGLGIRYVVSDDPPTIEDWVRTVAGAVAQACRDRNLELPRLLCEPGRSLVATAGLTLYTVGSRKTIPGLRTYLAVDGGMSDNPRPITYQSPYTAVLADRPGAEASETVTVAGKHCESGDVLLKDIALPPATSGDLLAVFATGAYNASMASNYNRIPRPAAVLVHDGMADLVQRREQPEDLLRYDVLPARLTPVI, from the coding sequence ATGGTGATGTCCAGCGAATCCGCCGCCGCGGTGGAGGCCCCCCCGGTTCAGGCAGCCGGACCCGAGCCCTTCGAGCCCGGTCGGGATCCCGCCAGCCCCAACCGCAACCTCACCCCCATCACCACGGAGGTGGATGTCAAGGGCCGCCTGCAGGTGGGTGGCTGTGTGCTCAGCGACCTGGCCCGCACCTTCGGCACACCGTTGTATGTGCTGGATGAGGCCACCCTGCGGGCCAGCTGCCGGGCCTACAGCCGGGCCCTCAGCCAGGCCTACCCGGGCCCCTCGCTGGCGCTCTATGCCTCCAAGGCGAACAGCTCCGTGGCGATCACGGCCCTGGTGGCCCAGGAGGGGCTGGGCCTCGATGCCGTGTCGGCGGGAGAGCTGCTCACGGCCCTGGCGGGCGGCATGCCCCCCGAGCGGATCGTGCTCCACGGCAACAACAAGAGCCTCGAGGAGCTGGCCCTGGCCGCCGACCGCGGCGTCACCGTGGTGGCTGACAACTGGCGTGACATCGAGTTGCTCACCGAGCTGGCCCCGCAGCTGAGGCAGCCGGTGCGGCTGATGCTGCGGTTCACTCCCGGCATCGAGTGCCACACCCACGAGTACATCCGCACGGGCCACCTCGACAGCAAGTTCGGCTTCGACCCCGACCAGCTCGAGACCGTGCTTCAGCACCTGGCGGCCTGCGGCTGGGCGCGCCTCACGGGTCTGCATGCCCACATCGGTTCCCAGATCTTCGAGCTCCAGCCCCATCGCGATCTGGCCGGCGTGATGGCCGACGGCCTGCAGCTCGCCCGCAGCCTCGGCCACCCCGTGACGGATCTCAACGTGGGCGGTGGCCTCGGCATCCGCTACGTGGTCAGCGACGATCCGCCGACCATCGAAGACTGGGTGCGCACCGTGGCCGGGGCGGTGGCCCAGGCCTGCCGCGACCGCAACCTCGAGCTGCCCCGGCTGCTGTGCGAGCCGGGCCGCTCGCTGGTGGCCACGGCGGGACTCACCCTCTACACCGTGGGCAGCCGCAAGACCATTCCCGGCCTGCGCACCTATCTGGCGGTGGATGGGGGCATGAGCGACAACCCCCGACCGATCACCTACCAGTCGCCGTACACAGCGGTGCTGGCCGACCGCCCCGGCGCCGAGGCCAGCGAAACGGTCACCGTGGCCGGCAAGCACTGCGAGTCGGGCGACGTGCTGCTCAAGGACATCGCCCTGCCTCCCGCCACCAGCGGCGACCTGCTGGCGGTGTTCGCCACCGGCGCCTACAACGCCTCGATGGCCTCCAACTACAACCGCATTCCACGGCCGGCGGCGGTGCTGGTGCATGACGGCATGGCCGACCTGGTGCAGCGGCGGGAGCAGCCGGAAGACCTACTGCGCTACGACGTGCTGCCCGCCCGCCTCACGCCGGTAATCTGA
- the rimI gene encoding ribosomal protein S18-alanine N-acetyltransferase has protein sequence MKPLQPALQPGSLGPDHLEACLELDQASLDRLWTPAQWRQELGDGLRLKRALWRGPQLVAMACGSLVLDELHITLVAVRPSQRRQGLGRRVLEDLLREARRRGAGAATLEVAATNAAALGLYSQLGFRILGRRRGYYRDGADALIQWATLTESAGHELDNTAGQHA, from the coding sequence GTGAAACCTCTTCAGCCGGCTCTGCAGCCGGGTTCCCTGGGCCCCGATCACCTCGAGGCCTGCCTGGAGCTGGATCAGGCCAGCCTTGATAGGCTCTGGACCCCGGCACAGTGGCGGCAGGAACTCGGCGACGGCCTGCGGCTGAAGCGGGCCCTCTGGCGCGGCCCGCAGCTGGTGGCCATGGCCTGCGGCTCGCTCGTGCTGGATGAACTGCACATCACCCTGGTGGCGGTGCGGCCCTCTCAGCGCCGTCAGGGACTGGGACGCCGCGTGCTGGAGGACCTGCTGCGCGAAGCCCGGCGACGGGGGGCCGGGGCCGCCACCCTCGAGGTGGCGGCCACCAATGCGGCTGCCCTGGGCCTCTACAGCCAGCTGGGATTCCGGATCCTGGGCCGTCGTCGCGGTTACTACCGCGACGGGGCGGACGCCCTGATCCAATGGGCCACCCTGACGGAGTCCGCAGGACACGAGCTGGACAACACGGCTGGACAACACGCCTAA